In Juglans regia cultivar Chandler chromosome 13, Walnut 2.0, whole genome shotgun sequence, the following proteins share a genomic window:
- the LOC109022051 gene encoding transcription factor BIM2-like: protein MRTGKGNQEDEYEEEEFSSKKDGTSSTDKDNTSNKDAKDNDKATAIRSKHSVTEQRRRSKINERFQILRDLVPHSDQKRDTASFLLEVIDYVQYLQEKLQKYEGSCQGWSSEPTKLMPWRNSHWRVQSFVGHPQTNGSSLGSTFPGKFDENNVSMTPTMLTSTQKARESDPSRDINCKPIDRLPEFANEGSPLPMALQANMPPSVRGDGVLALPLQGPVSDAHTTEFPMICETLNQQDLIIEGGTISISSVYSHGLLNTLTQALQSARVDLSHATVSVQIDLGKRANRGMTSGISIPKDHENPPSGHQEMAHLRDAGSSREDSDQAQKRLKT from the exons ATGAGAACTGGGAAGGGTAATCAGGAAGACGAGTACGAGGAAGAAGAGTTCAGCTCCAAGAAGGACGGAACTTCTTCAACTGATAAAGACAACACCAGCAACAAAG ATGCTAAGGACAATGACAAAGCTACTGCGATACGATCAAAGCATTCAGTCACAGAGCAGAGAAGAAGGAGCAAAATCAACGAGAG ATTCCAGATATTGAGAGATCTTGTACCCCATAGTGATCAAAAGAGAGATACAGCATCGTTCCTATTGGAG GTGATTGATTATGTTCAATATTTACAAGAAAAGTTACAAAAGTATGAGGGTTCTTGCCAAGGATGGAGTTCTGAGCCCACGAAGTTGATGCCGTGG AGAAATAGTCACTGGCGTGTTCAGAGTTTTGTTGGTCACCCGCAAACAAATGGTTCTAGTCTGGGATCAACATTTCCTGGGAAGTTTGATGAGAATAATGTCTCTATGACCCCAACCATGCTTACAAGCACACAGAAAGCTAGAGAATCTGATCCTAGCAGGGATATCAACTGCAAACCAATTGATCGGCTACCTGAGTTTGCAAACGAGGGATCACCTTTGCCCATGGCTCTGCAGGCAAACATGCCTCCTTCTGTCAGAGGTGATGGTGTGCTAGCCCTTCCTCTTCAGGGACCGGTTTCTGATGCACATACAACTGAGTTTCCCATGATCTGTGAAACACTGAACCAACAGGACCTGATAATTGAAGGAGGAACAATTAGCATCTCAAGTGTTTACTCTCATGG GCTGTTGAACACTTTGACACAAGCACTGCAGAGTGCACGGGTGGATCTGTCACATGCCACCGTCTCAGTGCAGATTGATCTTGGGAAGCGAGCAAACAGAGGCATGACTTCTGGCATTTCCATTCCAAAG GATCACGAGAACCCCCCTTCTGGCCATCAAGAAATGGCACATCTAAGAGATGCAGGCAGCAGCAGAGAGGACTCGGATCAAGCTCAAAAGCGGCTGAAGACATGA